One Odontesthes bonariensis isolate fOdoBon6 chromosome 12, fOdoBon6.hap1, whole genome shotgun sequence genomic window, tagaaATATAAGAAATAGCTGAGAGTAGTCTCCCAGATAAACTCGCGATGTAAGATGCATGAGAAATAATTCACAAAATAATTAGAGACGAGCAAATGTTATGCTTAATATAGAgttgatatataatatataatattgcTACTGGCTATTTTTACTTCATTTTTGTGTAACCCCAATTGTAGAGGCATCCCCGTTGAACCCCAAATGTCTACAAATTACGATATTTTATAATAAACTCTAGAATCCAACAttcaatccatttttttttatctcaaagtTTGATTGTCCTGCAAACCGCCCCATGTGTGCTGATGATTTTGTAATTTTATCTGTTTACAAGCTGATTTACAGCAACCGCTTAATGTCTGCCTATCATGGTGCGCATTATATGACATTgtgtttaactttaaacataTTGGGTTGTGTTATTTCCCCCAATTAGGAGAGCCAGAAGCTAAAATGTCCTTAATTCTGTTTCGCAGACTGGATGTTAAAATATGTGGCAAATAAAGTATTTGGGTCATATCATCGGGAATGATACATGTGCTGCTGGTGATGATGATATATGCTCCAGCAGTGCTGTGAATTATGCACAACCAAATACGTTTGCACGCAAATGAAATATGATTTCCTTTAAGGGTAGGTCTTGCCCTATTTCTACAGCCCGTATGTGATGCAGTTATACTGAATCAAAATGGAAACGCTTTAGGTCGCGTTTTATGACATATTTAGAATTTAGTTTAAGCTCCCAAAATGGACGAATGTAAGCTGTAGGTTTGTATCATGGAATAAATAAAGgatatatttatctatctatctatgtgtatatatatatatatatatatatatatatatatatatatatatatatatataaaaaaaatatatatatatatatatatatatatatatatatatatataaatacaaataagAATAATCATAATGGCCTTTGTTGAAGCAAGTGGAACAAGGCATTCTTCTTGCTTTTGGAAGCGCATGAACTATGATCACTATATGTTCATTGATTATTTACACTTGGgtatatttattaatttattttggcctatttgtttgtttgtttatttgttgttgATATGGAGTTATGTATCTGAAATAGCAGCATCCATAACATCTGGGAGACAAtaaaaagaaaggaggaaagaaagaaagatcaaTGTAAACAATGATCATTGACAAAAAAGACACTAGATAACAAGATCTATCCTTTTGACTAATTTTATTAAATGATAACAATCAGTTGGCACGAACTCATCTCATCACTCATCtcaaagggaaaaaataaagctacacacacccacacacatatataaatatatatatatatatatttcagtaAACTGATGTATGTGGAAAAAGAAGACTGATTGATCTTTTTTAATAGGCCTATAATAGTTCACATGTAGACTCAAGAACTTATCTTAACAGGGGCTATCACGGATAATACAGTCCTGCTCTGGTTTTTAAACGTAGACTTCATGTTCTTGAGCTGCTTGAAATGCTTGAAAGAGAAACAATCCTGTTAAAATACGTGTAATGAATCAAACAATCTCTAGTTGTATCATTTTTCTTAAAACGttggtcaaaaaaaaagaagaagctacCGCTGAATGttaaatggataaataaattagtacttttctgtcttttagactaaagttgggcttttttttttattgtcccCCGTACAGGGAGTGGGCAGATCCAGCTCTGGCAGTTCCTGCTGGAGCTCCTCTCTGACAGCACCAACGTGTCATGCATCGCCTGGGAGGGCACCAATGGAGAGTTCAAGCTCATCGACCCGGACGAGGTGGCCCGGCGCTGGGGCGAACGCAAAAGCAAACCCAACATGAACTACGACAAACTGAGCAGAGCGCTGCGCTACTACTACGACAAAAACATCATGACCAAAGTCCATGGCAAGAGATACGCCTACAAGTTTGATTTCCATGGCTTGGCCCAAGTTTGCCAGCCGTCTACCACCGAGCAGGCCATCTATAAATTTCAGGGGAACTTCTCCCCGCTTCCCTTCACTGGGATTTCCAAACTAAACCTCGTGGCTCCCGGTGTCGGGCCCTCAGGTTTCTCCTACTGGCCAGGGTCCCCCCCGGCGGCTCTGTATCACAGCCACAACCTCCAGCCTCCGGGGCCCTTCAGCACCGTGTCCCCATCTCACATCAGCTGTGTCAACAACATCAACAGCCTGAGCAACATCAATAACCACTATAATTGACTCTATGGCGTATATTACACAAACTGGGAAATAGACACCACAAAGAGGCCAGTTTTGGTTTGCAGACACAAATGTGGTTTAAACTAAAAGTGACGTAgactaaagattttttttttttcataaaacttTTCCAACATGCTGCCGTAGCAGTTTATTCAACTTGTGATTGTGACATATCCATCCCGGTCTTATGGCAAATAGTGAAACAAACGCGTTGCGAGAGTAAACATTTATTTGAAGACGGCTCAACGAAATAAGAGATCCTACGTGTATTTGCTTGCGTACGTGTGTGCTTATGTGTGTATACACGTGTACAAAAATCTCAAAAAAAGGCAAACATAACATTTTCCCCATTGTTTCCTTCCGTGAGGACTTTGCGCATCGATAAGTTGCGCCTGAAACTGCTTGTAAGAAAGCGGGACGTGCGAAAACGTGTAAAAACTTAAAGAGGAACGTGCTTGTTCAGGTTTAATTCAAACGTCTTCAGCATATTTCACTTGCCGGAACCCACCAAGAGGGCAATCTGTCCTTTTACGCACAGTGGTTCGAACTTTGACGCATGGAATTTCTAAATTCCAAAAATCAATccaaaaaaatcccaaatttaGAATTGTACAATTTCAGCACAATTTattaaattgaataaaaaaatcaataaacatcTCCATGCGAGAGACCAGGTCAGacggggtgtgtgtgtgttttatttaatATAGTATATAGGAAGACCTTTCAACCCTTCAATCATCCCTCTTTGCTCACTCGCTTTCTCTGTGCAGCCCTCACTGAGCTCTGACGTGGTAAACTATCTTTGGAAAATGGATTTGCATCAGTTTTGGAGCAAATTTTCAAACGATTATTGGACTACTGACGCCATCTCGTGGCTCTGAAACGGACGTGATATTCACTTATAGTAACTCATCTCACATGAGAGGAGTTGCCTGTAATCATTGTTGTAAGGAACAATTTTGTGAGAAAATCAAAGCTGGTTAGCGTAAAGTGCAAAGGCACAtggatgtgttttgttttgtgtgaaaCAGGATGAAGAACTGTAAATACTACAGGACAGAGACGGGCTCACGCTTCCATTGCCTTTAGTGATTTCATAGTGAATTAGAAAACATCCAGTTACACAGCACCATACTGTGGCGTAAACAattgtaaaaataattaaactAATTAAATCACTAAATCAGACTTGTggatacatcttttttttttgccagtgtgTGCTTGAATTGCATGTTCTTTTCCTTCGAAATTTGgattaaaattaatgttgcttATGCagtctataaaaataaaaagggataataatgttaatgacatgggcaaagaagaaaaagaaacaactggtttGTTCACAAATTGGGGTAAATAGTTACTACAGAAGGTATTTGGCTTCTTTGACTAACCAATGGATGAGTTTTGGAGATTTATCCCACTGATCCATACTGAACAGCAATGAGTCAGCCCTTTATATGAGGATTTGACATCAAGGTGCTCTCAAATGTGAAATATAACATAAGAGATAACTTCTCTTGAATGAGTAGTGGCATTACTCAGGTATGGCGGTTACTGCCccagagaaaaaaatgcaaacaacTATAACAGTAATACTCAATTCACTATTTAACTTCTTGGCTCTATTTGGATCGTTCAGCACATCACTAAACATTATATATAGAATATGTTTAGCTTCTTTTCATATAGTAATAAAGAAATGTAATTGCCTAAAAAGTACAATAAATGTACATATTATTTGTACAAATATCAAATTCATGTTTGTGCATTTAATGAGATGGTAATTTGTCATCATTTTACTGTTAGAAAAATCTGAATCTTTTTAAGATGTAGTGTGCTGCTGTTGCAGCTTCAACAGATAGGGGGGAAAAAGTTACTAACACTAACAGTTGCCAGCCATGTGGTGGCGCCATGATTCTTCTGACCTCACAACTCTGTTTACATAACTGGGTTCAACATAGAACATGGAGGCATTTGCAAGTTGCCAAATTAGCTCCTTGTCTCGTTTTGTTACAGCTTCACTTGCAGAATAAAGCATGtactgaatgaatgaaatatGGATTTCCTGGAATTTGAACTGTATTTGTGATGTGATATTATAACTTGTAAAGCTTTATCAGTACCTACATCTGTAATGCAGACAGATAAATCAAAGATTCAGAAAG contains:
- the fev gene encoding protein FEV, whose translation is MFTLDIRQDPRACLPPRTRLLLVQDMGFHVTHLIAFIFSLFHTQKTTGSLHECLRPRNLEHKDPTENLLKESKGSSWGPINTGVQKGSGQIQLWQFLLELLSDSTNVSCIAWEGTNGEFKLIDPDEVARRWGERKSKPNMNYDKLSRALRYYYDKNIMTKVHGKRYAYKFDFHGLAQVCQPSTTEQAIYKFQGNFSPLPFTGISKLNLVAPGVGPSGFSYWPGSPPAALYHSHNLQPPGPFSTVSPSHISCVNNINSLSNINNHYN